One Planctomycetota bacterium DNA segment encodes these proteins:
- the speB gene encoding agmatinase produces the protein MDHRRRLRRLRVTAGPPAMDEVTEFPGFLGVPPEWSRYETARVAVLPIPYEATTSYVQGTARGPQAILDASHQVELYDEELRRETYKAGVVTLPDVEVAGLPYERVAERIGAAARPVLADGKLLVALGGEHSITPPLVDACAAAHGPLSVLQLDAHADLRDTYDGTPHSHACALRRIRERHEAVQVGIRALCQADADFIRERGLQVFFAHDMATDPLWADRALAALGDPVYVTIDLDAFDPSVISAVGTPEPGGMGWYESLRFLRRVARERRIVAFDVVELCPIAGQVASDFAAAKLAYRLMGYALGG, from the coding sequence GTGGACCACCGTCGTCGCCTGCGCCGTCTTCGTGTGACCGCCGGGCCGCCCGCCATGGACGAGGTGACCGAGTTCCCCGGCTTCCTCGGCGTTCCGCCGGAGTGGTCCCGCTACGAGACCGCGCGGGTCGCGGTGCTGCCCATCCCCTACGAGGCCACGACCAGCTACGTCCAGGGCACCGCCCGAGGACCGCAGGCGATCCTGGATGCCTCGCACCAGGTCGAACTCTATGATGAGGAACTGCGCCGCGAGACCTACAAGGCGGGCGTCGTCACCCTCCCCGACGTCGAGGTGGCGGGGCTGCCCTACGAGCGCGTCGCCGAGCGGATCGGGGCGGCGGCCCGTCCCGTGCTCGCCGACGGCAAGCTGCTCGTCGCCCTCGGCGGCGAGCACTCGATCACCCCGCCGCTCGTGGACGCCTGCGCCGCCGCGCATGGCCCGTTGAGCGTCCTCCAGCTCGACGCCCACGCCGACCTGCGCGACACGTACGATGGCACCCCCCACAGCCACGCCTGCGCCCTCCGCCGCATCCGCGAGCGCCACGAGGCCGTGCAGGTGGGCATCCGCGCCTTGTGCCAGGCCGACGCCGACTTCATCCGCGAGCGTGGCCTCCAGGTCTTCTTCGCCCACGACATGGCAACCGATCCCTTGTGGGCCGATCGCGCGCTGGCGGCCCTCGGCGACCCGGTCTACGTGACCATTGACCTCGATGCCTTCGACCCGTCGGTCATCTCCGCTGTGGGCACGCCGGAGCCGGGCGGGATGGGCTGGTACGAGTCCCTCCGCTTCCTGCGGCGCGTGGCCCGCGAGCGGCGCATCGTGGCGTTCGACGTGGTGGAGCTTTGTCCCATCGCCGGCCAGGTGGCCTCGGACTTCGCGGCCGCCAAGCTGGCCTATCGCCTGATGGGGTATGCCCTGGGGGGATGA
- a CDS encoding arginine decarboxylase, pyruvoyl-dependent has protein sequence MPRRGASESGGYVPRRLFLTNGVGRHKEKLTSFEMALRDAGIASFNLVKVSSIYPPHCKIIPKKLGLQLLKPGQIVHVVMSENATNEPHRLLAASVGVAIPKDPANYGYLSEHHSYGQTDTTAGDYAEDLAASMLATILGMDFDPDKSYDEKKEIWRFSGQIVRTFHTTQSALGDKNGLWTTVVACAVFV, from the coding sequence ATGCCAAGACGTGGGGCGTCCGAGAGCGGTGGCTATGTACCCCGACGCCTGTTCCTGACGAACGGCGTGGGGCGCCACAAGGAGAAACTCACCAGCTTCGAAATGGCGCTGCGCGACGCGGGCATCGCCAGCTTCAACCTCGTGAAGGTATCGAGCATCTACCCGCCCCATTGCAAGATCATCCCCAAGAAGCTGGGCCTCCAGCTCCTCAAGCCGGGCCAGATCGTCCACGTGGTCATGAGCGAGAATGCCACGAACGAGCCCCACCGCTTGCTCGCCGCCTCGGTGGGCGTGGCCATTCCCAAGGACCCCGCCAACTACGGCTACCTCTCCGAGCACCACAGCTACGGCCAGACCGACACGACGGCCGGCGACTATGCCGAAGACTTGGCCGCCAGCATGCTCGCCACGATCCTGGGCATGGACTTCGATCCCGACAAGAGCTACGACGAGAAGAAGGAGATCTGGCGCTTCTCGGGCCAGATCGTCCGCACCTTCCACACCACGCAGAGCGCGCTGGGCGACAAGAACGGCCTGTGGACCACCGTCGTCGCCTGCGCCGTCTTCGTGTGA